The genomic segment cgtgagcgttctgtaattaatataaagatgaatcgtgagcgttctgtaattaatataaagatgaatcgtgagcgttctgtaattaatataaagatgaatcgtgagcgttctgtaattaatataaagatgaatcgtgaatgttctgtaattaatataaagatgaatcgtgagcgttctgtaattaatataaagatgaatcgtgagcgttctgtaattaatataaagatgaatcgtgaatgttctgtaattaatataaagatgaatcgtgagcgttctgtaattaatataaagatgaatcgtgagcattctgtaattaatataaagatgaatcgtgagcgttctgtaattaatataaagatgaatcgtgagcgttctgtaattaatataaagatgaatcgtgagcattctgtaattaatataaagatgaatcgtgagcgttctgtaattaatataaagatgaatcgtgagtgttctgtaattaatataaagatgaatcgtgagcgttctgtaattaatataaagatgaatcgtgaatgttctgtaattaatataaagatgaatcgtgaatgttctgtaattaatataaagatgactCGTGAatgttctgtaattaatataaagatgaacCGTGAatgttctgtaattaatataaagatgaattgtgagtgttctgtaattaatataaagatgaatcgtgaatgttctgtaattaatataaagatgaatcgtgagtgttctgtaattaatataaagatgaatcgtgagcgttctgtaattaatataaagatgaatcgtgaatgttctgtaattaatataaagatgaagcgtgagcgttctgtaattaatataaagatgactcacgagcgttctgtaattaatataaagatgactcacgagcgttctgtaattaatataaagatgaatcgtgaatgttctgtaattaatataaagatgactCGTGAGcattctgtaattaatataaagatgaatcgtgagcgttctgtaattaatataaagaatTGTGAAcattctgtaattaatataaagatgaatcgtgagcgttctgtaattaatataaagatgactcacgagcgttctgtaattaatataaagatgactCACGAgtgttctgtaattaatataaagatgaatcgtgagcgttctgtaattaatataaagatgactcacgagcgttctgtaattaatataaagatgactCGTGAGcattctgtaattaatataaagatgaatcgtgaatgttctgtaattaatataaagatgaatcgtgaatgttctgtaattaatataaagatgaatcgtgaatgttctgtaattaatataaagatgaatcgtgaatgttctgtaattaatataaagatgaatcgtgagcgttctgtaattaatataaagatgaatcgtgagcgttttgtaattaatataaagatgaatcgtgagcgttctgtaattaatataaagatgaatcgtgagcgttctgtaattaatataaagatgaatcgtgagcgttctgtaattaatataaagatgaatcgtgagcgttctgtaattaatataaagatgaatcgtgagcgttctgtaattaatataaagatgactCGTGAGCGTTCTGtcattaatataaagatgaatcgtgagcgttctgtaattaatataaagatgactcacgagcgttctgtaattaatataaagatgaatcgtgagcgttctgtaattaatataaagatgaatcgtgagcgttctgtaattaatataaagatgaatcgtgaatgttctgtaattaatataaagatgaatcgtgagcgttctgtaattaatataaagatgaatcgtgagcgttctgtaattaatataaagatgaatcgtgagtGTTCTGTAATTGATATAAAGAAAAATTGTGagcgttctgtaattaatataaagatgaatcgtgagcgttctgtaattaatataaagatgaatcgtgagcgttctgtaattaatataaagatgaatcgtgagcgttctgtaattaatataaagaatTGTGAATGctctgtaattaatataaagatgaatcgtgagcgttctgtaattaatataaagatgactcgtgagcgttctgtaattaatataaagatgactCGTGAgtgttctgtaattaatataaagatgactCGTGAatgttctgtaattaatataaagatgaattGTGAGCtttctgtaattaatataaagatgaatcgtgagcgggcggcacggtggtgtagtggttagtgctgtcgcctcacagcaagaaggtcctgggttcgagccccgtggccggcgagggcctttctgtgcggagtttgcatgttctccccgtgtccgcgtgggtttcctccgggtgctccggtttcccccacagtccaaagacatgcaggttaggttaactggtgactctaaattgagcgtaggtgtgaatgtgagtgtgaatggttgtctgtgtctatgtgtcagccctgtgatgacctggcgacttgtccagggtgaaccccgcctttcgcccgtagtcatctgggataggctccagcttgcctgtgaccctgtagaacaggataaagcggctacagataatgagatgagatgaatcgtgAGTGTTCTGTTATTAATATAAAGATAGCTCGTGAACATTccctcagcacacacacactttcatgaTGAGCTGTGCATGTGTGAGAAATGTGTGATTAAAATGTGAAATCCACCAATAGGAGGGCAGCTACAGATATGccaacaagacacacacacacacacacacacatacattttataaATGTGCAGATTTTATAAGGAATTAAAAATGACCACCACAAAACTGCACTTAAGGTAGTGTGGGTTCAAGGTTCAAGGTTCAAAATCACTTTATTGTCCTCAGTGGGGCAATTTGTTGTGCAGTAGATAGTACACagctcacacacaatcacacacacacacacacatacactaaaaTCACTAAACAATCAATAAATAATGATCAATAATTATAAAAACAAAAGAATCCAAAAGTATGAGTGGGGGGAGGGGGCATGTGTTATCTATAGTTCTTTGTGGAATTTAAGAGTAAAGTGGCTATAGGTACAAAAGTGTTTATATCTGTTGGTTTTGAATTGTGGAAGTTTGAAGCGTGATCCAGATGGCAACATCTGGAATTCGGCCTGTAAGGGATGAGAATTATTTGACAAAATAGATTCAATCCTTTTTAGCATCTGCTTCTGATGAAGTTCCTCGAGGCCTTTCTGCTCAGAACCTATAATACGCCTACTCACATTAATTATCTTAGAAAGAGAATTTTTTAGTTTTACAGTGATAGACCCATACCAACAGACTAAGGAGAAGGTGACCACTGACTCaacgctctctgtgtgtgtgtgtgtgtgtgagagagagaattccACTTTCATGTTTAAGACAGAGCAGCTTTGAATTGGAGTCATTACAGTGTGTGAACTTTGATCTCTATCATAAATCATTACAAGAAGTAATTGTGGTTTCTTATCATCCTTTGGtttatgttacacacacacacacacacacacacacacacacacacacacacacatttccctgaataaataaatgatcaattataatattttggtctcattaactttgtaaaaggttcacaaactttcacatgctagttaatgtgagagagagagtgtgtgtgtgtgtgtaggctgaaGTGTGTACATGATCTGCACTGAATCAGGAAGTAACTTTTCTCTCTGTTAAACATTCATGTGTGTGTTTGACCTGCATGTGTCATAAATCAATTCACACACCCAGTTTATCTCcatcatgcgcacacacacacacacacacacacacacacacttcaccacATTCACCACACACTGCATGTGTTCTTCACATgctgcagtgcattatgggatatGGTTTAATGTGCTTCACTCCAAACCAGTGTGAGATGAGCAGTGTGTGATTTCATACAAACAGTCTGTCAGGAGGATTGTGTGCTCTGGATAatttgagcctgtgtgtgtgtgtgtgtgtgtgtgtgtgtgtgtgtgtgtgtgtgtgtgtgtgtgtgtgtgtgtgtaggtggtatTTTCCCAATACGAAGCGTCTGGATGCGGAGAAGCTCCTTCAGGCTGAGGGAAATGAACATGGCTCATTTCTCATCCGGGAGTGTGAGAGTCAGCAGGGGGACCTGTCACTTtcaggtgcacacacacacacacacacacacacacacatacacacacacacacacacacacacacacacacagcagctccagAGGTGTGTAAGAATCTGGTTCTGCAGCACGTCTGAATTTCGACTTAATTATTCTCTTCCACTGAAGGAACCTTTTCTGGAACCCTGGACTTCCTTTAAAACCTCAAGGAACTTTTTCAAGAGCCTTTATCTCGTACTCACTGAAAGCACTTCCTCATTCTCAGCTCCTGTAATTGCATCAAACTAATCCGGTTCCTGTGAAAGGTCTGGAACTTCATCAGCGCTGATGTGTGGTTTGCAAATGTAGATTGTTGGATGTGAACATTTACTCACAGCTCGTTTGTGCCTCTGGTGAGTGGACGCAGCTAGTACAGTtagcttgctttgctaatctgAGAATAAAATTACACAAACCCTGACACGTCATCCATGCCCCTCGAATGCACTCGAGTTTGAGGACCATAAATGCTCAGTACTGAATGATTCTGTTCTATAATATTTCTGCTGTTAAAGCGTGTGAGGTCAGTACCAGGGGCTCCTGAGGGGTGCAACAGAAACCTGATTGCCTGGGCGGGGCATACTGTccctctcctgtcaatcacagcagccCTGGTCAGTCGTGGGTGTCTGTGAGctgatgtatgtggaagagggcagacagcactTTCCTGTGAGTGTTCCACACTCTGTAGGGTGAGAAGATGACTTGTGTGATGTTCATCACTGTACATCAGAGAAGCACCGGTCCATCAGTGGATGATTTAAAGTTTAACATTACTGATGATAATCATCGTAGCTGGTGTTGTGGGATTTCCTTTAAAAAAAGAAGAGGTCACAAGTCTCTTCATTAACGGACGTTGGGTTGATAGTGTTTCTCCTCCTTTCACAGTGGTCGAGTTTTACAGTCCAAGCAGCTCACTCAGAGCTGTACGAATATTTCCACAGTGCCATCTCGCAAGCAGGAGAAAGCTGTACACTTTGCCTCACACACAACGCTGAAGTTAGAGAATAGCTGCTGTAAATATGACTCTGATGAGTGGTGTATAAATACAGGAATAATAGTGAGAGAAACCTGAAGGGTGAGCTGCTCTCACTGTACACAGGAATGTAAACAATGCTGCCAGACGATTAACACTGATTCAGGATATGGAACTGTTGGCTGTCGCGTCTGTAAAGAAGTAAAATTCTCTCAGTGTCTGACTGATGTCTCGTGTTGCTGAAtaaatgcagatttttttttaatacttcttATTACAACTTGTTGCTGTCAGGCAGCAGAGACGTTACAAGTGCAGGAAGACGATAGAGAGGGGCGTCGATCCAAAAGGATAATTAAAAGCTGGATTAAAAACCAGGCGTGGTTCAGTCAACAAACAGACAAACCCAGAATAAAGAACAGAAGATCGCGTGCACAAAATACAAAGGCCGAGTGTCATGTGAGTTCACTCAGGGTTcgacatcagtgtgtgtgtgtgtgtgtgtgtgtgtgtgtgtgggcagtgTTGGATCAGGAGAAGGTGAAGCACTATAAGATAAAGCGAACAGACAATGGGAGGTACTTTGTGTCGAAGAAGCGGAGCTTCATCACCCTAAAGGAGCTGGTAGAACATTACAGCGGGACGGAGGACGGACTGTGTGTCCGACTCACACAACCCTGCAGGAAGGTACACGCCTCCATCTACTTCCTGTTTACACCTACTTCCTCTTTATTTCCTTTCAACGTTTGTTTCTTGTCTCTATTTCCTGTCTCACGCTGTTAGCAAACAAACATGAAAtctggaatcttttttttttctctctgtttcCATCAGCTTCCTCTTTTTATTAATTATATATCAGGACTGGgcaatacaattaaaaaaaaatttgatgtgtgtgtgtgtgtgttaggctatAGCTCCACAGACTCATGGTCTATCCTATAACACGGCGGATCAGTGGGAAATTCCACGCAGCTCCATCCGCCTGCTGCATAAACTCGGATCCGGACAGTTTGGAGAAGTTTATGAAGGAGTGTGGAACAACACGACCGCTGTTGCTGTGAAAACACtccggccaggtacacacacacacacacacacacacacacacacactaccttaaGCGCAGTCATTTATTGGGTTTTGTGCTGGTTATTTTCAATTCCTTATAAGATCTGCACAtttataaaaagtgtgtgtgtgtgtgtgtgtgtgtgtgttttcgcaGGCAATATGGATTCCCAGGATTTCCTCCGTGAAGCTCAGCTCATGAAGAAGCTGCGTCACCCAAAGCTGATTCAGCTGTATGCAGTGTGTACTGTTGGAGAACCGATCTACATCATCACGGAACTCATGAACAATGGCAGCCTGTTAGAGTACCTACAgagtaagacacacacacacacacacacacacacacacacacacagtctaatcATCatcttacctgtgtgtgtgtgtgtgtgtgtgtgttagaggacAGAGGAGAGTTTGTGAAACTGTGTGATCAGATAGAGATGGGTGCTCAGGTGGCAGCAGGGATGGCATATCTGGAGCTGCAGAACTACATCCACAGAGATCTCGCAGCTCGAAATGTGCTGGTGGGAGACAACAACATCTGTAAAGTGGCAGACTTCGGCTTGGCCAGAGTGTtcaaagtaacacacacacacacacacacacacattattcctTTAAGTCCTTGTTGGTTTGAAGTCAGTCAGTAACTCGGTTATTCAGACAGCCAAGGTAGCCATAGGGGGAAGTGGGAGGGGGGTGGGAGAATTGGAGAGGTTGAAGAGAAGACTTGCAGCTGCATTCCAGATTAGTTGCAGTGGTCAGATGGCATGCAGAGACCGACCTGCTCGGCGCAGGTGGCAGTGGCCCGGTCTCGAAATGCCAAGGAACTGAACACACACCTGTGTTCCCTCTGTGGATGGAAAGGGTGACTCCGCTTTAATTTGGAAAAACCAAACCTGCAGGACCGAGTCAGGTTCGCGATGTGAGGTGACAAGGACAGCTCAGAAATCCACCAAGACTGTATGCAGATGGAAAGATCTGAATGTTGTCCAGGGAGATGACATGATCCTGACATAGCGACCCATCTCCAAGGATTTCCAGCAGCCCAGTGGAGTTAAGTTTCAACTGATGATCTGCCAACCATGGTGAGGTGTCTCCCAGACATGCTGAGATGAAAGCCGAAACATGAATGTCTGAAGGAGGAAAGGAGCAGATGAGTTGAGGAGTCATCAGCATGAGGATAAAGGATACAACCTCACCAAGAATAAGAATAGAGAACATGACCTCATTGAGAGACCAGTGGAGAGACCACATGGAGCAGATGTGgatacatgtctgtgaagattctcagtcatccaggtcatagtaactgtgggtggtaaaagagagcaactggacttgcttgaagattcttgaagacgtttcacctctcatccgaaaggcttcttcagttctgtctgactagtagggagtatcaggtatttatcctctcatggatgaaaagctcatctaaggtgtcgatgagtcatcctgttggtgtgggtcactggggactggatgtgaacggcctcgagagtcgttagggtgatcaatggaatgctgagtctctctgtcctcctgtgagtcactgaaaacagctgggttttggtgtgcattcagttgtctgggaagtgtgccaaggactgcattgtaggtggctgataaatgatgtcttagacccccacctctgttcagtgatggccgttccaggttgacaaaaatggcttctttaactcctcgctcataccaacgatcctcgctggctaaaatgcgtacgttgcaatcctgaaatgagtgtcctttgttgtcaagatgaaggtagacagcagagtcctggcctgaggaactggctctcctgtgttgagccatgtgcctgtgaagcggttgtttagtttccccaatatacgagtccgtgcattcctcactgcactgaattgcatacactacgttgtcctgtttgtgtctggctattctgtccttagggtggaccagtttctgcttcagggtgttactgggtctgaaatgtaccggaatgttgtgtttgtagaagatcctcctgagttcctcagatagaccagaaatgtagggaatgacaatgttcttgcgtttgttcctgttatgttcctttttctgctcttgaagaaagaccagttgggatacccgcagttctgaagtgctttcttgatgtgattctgctccttctcttttccctctaccgttgtagggatgttctgagccctgtgttgcaaggtcctaatgatccccaatttgtgttccagtgggtggtgagagtcaaagagtagggctccaggactAGATGGTCTTCCTTCAGACTTTTTTAAACACTTCTGGACAATACTGGGACGGGACCTTTTAGATGTTTTTAAAGAGTGTTTTTAAAAAGGAAGAGGAGTTTTTTTTTATCCTGGGTAAAACTGCTCTATAATAAGGCTTGCTGTTTAGTGAAGGTGGGGGGAGGGTTGAGTCCCTGTGCCAGTTCGGAGAGGGATCAGACAGGGCTGCCCCATCTCAGGCCAGCTCTACAGCATTGCTATTGAACCTCTCCTGTGTTGGCTGAGGAGCAGGTTACAGGGTTTATGTCTCCCAGAGCTGGCTCAGAGTCGCTCTGTAGTCATATCAGCTTATGCAGATAATGTCAGTGTTTTTATCCAAGATCAGAGAGATACCCAGGAACTCAAAGAAATCCTGGTGGTGTATGAAAACGCTTCCACAGCCAAAGTAAATTGGGATAAATGTGAAGCCTGCTTGATAGGTCAGTGGGGCAGAAGAGACAGCCCTGATTTTCCTGGGAACTTAAGGTGGGGGAAAAGAGGCATTAAAGTTTTAGGAGTGTACCTAAGGTGTGAGGACTTCCAAAAGCAGAACTGGGAGGGAGTGCTGGAGAAAGTGAATGCCAGGTTGTCTAAATGGAAATGGTTGCTTCCCCAGCTGTCCTCCAGGGGAAGAGTTCTGATAGCTAATAACCTGGTCGCCTCCTCTCTTTGGCATAGACTGATCATCTTAGTGCCACCACCAGGCCTCATGAAGGACGTACAGCAGCTCTTGGTGAACTTTTTCTGGTCGGGTCAACATTGGCTGAAGGCACCAGTTCTCTATCTCCCTGTGTCAGAGGGAGGACACGGTCTTATGGACATCCTATCCAGAATTGCTGCCTTCAGACTGCAGACGGCACGGAGGCTACTACGGTATATGGCTGTGGTTACTGCTGGCTGACCTCTGCTCAGCTGCTTCTGAGGAAGGCTGGCCGGCTGGGACTGGGCAAACAGCTGTTTCTCCTAAGATCGTCTAAAATTGACCTTACTGGAATAACGTCTTTTTATAACTCAGTGCTTGACACATAGAGGACATTCATGACCACAAGGACCGCTAACCCCAGACTTGGTATGTGGATCTTTGAAGAGCCACTGTTCCATAATGACTTCTTTGCATCTACTACGCTTTCCTCCACATCACTAAGAACCAAGTTTGTTGAGGCTGGCATTGTTAAACTTGGCCATCTTATAAGAACATCTACAGAAAGGCTTGGTGGAGTCATTAGCATCAGGTCTTCCAGGGTGCTGAGGAAGATAGTGGAGGGGGTCTGGGAGTCCCTGACTGTACCGCTGACGGTATACGCCCAAAACCGTACCCTATTTGACCAATGGCATGAGGCTCAGGACTACATCTTTCCCGCACTAAGCATCAGGTCTGCTGTTGAGGAGTGGCAAGAGGAGAGCGGGCTGCTTCTGTCCCTGAAAACACCAGCACTGGGCAACTTCAGCTCTTGCAGGAAGAAGTAGCTCTACCACAGCTGCGTGAAGGTACTGCTGTCTGGCTGAAgtcagggagtcgaggtggactcAGGTTTTTACTTCAGACTGCACCCCCAAAGGCTGCTGGCAGATTTTATACAAGCTGCATCTTGAAAAACGGACGACTGACCTCCAGTGGACGATCATCCATGGAGCGATAGCTACAAACAGACACAGGGCTCACCTGGATCCAAGCACTGGGGAAGGATGTCCTTTTTGTAACCAATCAGAAACATTAGAACATTTAGTGTCTCTTTGTCCTCGCTTAGTGGGTCTGTTTAGGATACTGAAAGAGTGGGTGGAAAAGCTGGGGGAGAAATTTTCTGTTCCTTTGTTTATTTTTGGGCCAAAATATACAATACAAAAGACAGACTCTGGTTTTAATTAACTTTCTGCTTGGAAGTTCAAAATTAGCAATATGgaagaccagaaaaaaaaaaaacagatacaaGGCTGAGGTTGGACTGATGTGGTGCAGAGCTTGAAAGGGtttgttaagccagtatctcactgggctgtgacagcctgccactagttggagacacaacaattgcgataaaatatgcaaattagcgacaattttcacttggaatcacactgaattgatattcgcatattttaccgcaattgttgtgtctccaactagtcgcaggctgtcgcagcccagtgagatactggctcgcacttcctgtctcacggaaactgacttgagaagggtttgtgacggctttgcgacaccggcGATGCActtgtggctattttgagagaaattttgttgcacgaattttttgaacatgttcaaaatttcagtgacgaAGGAGCAACACTGtgcaactcatgcgaggaaattgagaagccccgcaaatgtttcaagacacttttgaaactctctcgcgaatggcattcgcaatttgtcgcaagctgtcgcagcccagtgagatactacccttacagcTCGTCTCAGAGTACAACATGCTTTTTACAAACTGACCAACAACCTGGACACTTTTATAAATTCATGGGGTTTTAGACAGGTTTTATGTTCACTTGAAGAGCATGGTTCACTGGCTCTTAATATTTAATGTACAAttacatatagtgtgtgtgtgtgtgtgtgtgtgtgtgtgtgtgtgtgtgtgagacagtgtttTATAGAGAAAGGGCCTTGTGTAATGGATTTGATGAGTTGTAGTAATGAATGTTTACAAATGCACTTTTTCTTCTCTATGTTTATTAAGTTTTATTTCCAGTAGATAAAAACATAAATGGAACACTGAAGTAAttaaagatgttttttaaaagtctctc from the Neoarius graeffei isolate fNeoGra1 chromosome 2, fNeoGra1.pri, whole genome shotgun sequence genome contains:
- the frk gene encoding tyrosine-protein kinase SRK2 gives rise to the protein MSMQLTELKERIVACCQRTCPCFREKPEPVRDVKVIGTQPTLQVSPVSPPLPAAPPPPAARVYTALWDYTARTTEDLSFRAGDQLEVLDQSSPDWWIARLLTGTSAHSQGYIPSNYVAPLESLHAERWYFPNTKRLDAEKLLQAEGNEHGSFLIRECESQQGDLSLSVLDQEKVKHYKIKRTDNGRYFVSKKRSFITLKELVEHYSGTEDGLCVRLTQPCRKAIAPQTHGLSYNTADQWEIPRSSIRLLHKLGSGQFGEVYEGVWNNTTAVAVKTLRPGNMDSQDFLREAQLMKKLRHPKLIQLYAVCTVGEPIYIITELMNNGSLLEYLQKDRGEFVKLCDQIEMGAQVAAGMAYLELQNYIHRDLAARNVLVGDNNICKVADFGLARVFKAEDDVVYDYENDDEECVYEVRHGTKLPVKWTAPEVLHENKFTIKSDVWSFGILLYEIMTFGQMPYPTLSNHQVFQKLRKSYRMPCPANSPKRIYDIMLECWKDTPLDRPTFETLQWKLEEFYEMDISAYDDASRY